In one Musa acuminata AAA Group cultivar baxijiao chromosome BXJ2-5, Cavendish_Baxijiao_AAA, whole genome shotgun sequence genomic region, the following are encoded:
- the LOC135613134 gene encoding fasciclin-like arabinogalactan protein 11, with the protein MHRRSSEQSIRQQHNTATMQRFGCAVTAFLFLAGLAGETFAQSATSPAPAGPTNITAIMEKAGQYGTLIRLLKSTQVGDQINNQLNNSNTGLTIFAPTDNAFSSLPSGTLNSLTDQQKVALIQFHILPTVISASQFQTVSNPVRTQAGDASNGRYPLNVTTMGTQVNLSTGVVDATIANTIYSDSKLAVYQVDQVLLPLEIFGPPAPAAAPAPAEAKKQKPSPVAEGPSTPSTDATDASASVNLSRSASGGGVMFAAAAIWLWWSF; encoded by the coding sequence ATGCACCGACGCAGCAGTGAGCAGAGCATAAGACAGCAGCATAACACTGCAACCATGCAACGCTTCGGCTGTGCCGTTACCGCCTTCCTGTTTCTTGCCGGACTGGCCGGGGAAACCTTTGCTCAGTCGGCGACATCTCCGGCTCCTGCAGGACCGACCAACATCACGGCCATTATGGAGAAGGCAGGGCAGTACGGTACGCTCATCCGCCTCCTCAAGAGCACCCAAGTCGGCGACCAAATAAACAACCAGCTCAACAACTCCAACACCGGCCTCACCATCTTCGCGCCCACCGACAACGCCTTCTCCAGCCTCCCATCCGGCACGCTCAACTCCCTCACCGACCAGCAGAAGGTCGCGCTGATCCAGTTCCACATACTTCCCACCGTCATCTCCGCCTCCCAGTTCCAAACGGTGAGCAACCCCGTCAGAACGCAGGCCGGCGACGCCAGCAACGGGCGGTACCCATTGAACGTGACGACCATGGGAACCCAAGTGAATCTATCGACGGGGGTCGTCGACGCCACCATCGCCAACACCATATACTCCGACAGCAAGCTCGCCGTGTACCAGGTCGATCAGGTGCTCCTTCCCTTGGAGATCTTTGGACCCCCGGCTCCTGCTGCTGCTCCTGCACCAGCCGAAGCCAAGAAGCAGAAACCAAGTCCTGTCGCCGAAGGCCCTTCCACCCCTTCCACCGACGCTACCGATGCCTCCGCTAGTGTGAACCTGAGCCGGAGCGCATCTGGAGGCGGCGTTATGTTTGCAGCCGCAGCTATTTGGCTGTGGTGGAGCTTCTGA
- the LOC135613133 gene encoding protein DOG1-like 3, which produces MSSANENQQRGEETAAARNEPRAPEHFAKFFECWLAEQERDLQVLRTAAASAGEELRLRPLVDRVLGHYEYYYCAKAASVRRDVLPMFNPTWTSSTENLFLWAGGWRPTMAFHLLYSKSGLQFEPRLLELIVGNPTRDLADLSPDQLERIDGLHRLTVRLEKEISEEEAQVQESVADARMVELTHALAESEEVEADSMEQEMKRKRDRMNEVLQRADQLRLETLKGLVEILKPVQAVHFLIAAAELHLKVHEFGKSKDAAAAAAAAATGRPE; this is translated from the coding sequence ATGAGCTCCGCCAACGAGAACCAACAACGCGGAGAGGAGACGGCTGCAGCCCGCAACGAGCCCCGCGCCCCTGAGCATTTCGCCAAGTTCTTCGAGTGCTGGCTCGCCGAGCAAGAACGCGACCTGCAAGTCCTCCGTACCGCAGCCGCTTCCGCCGGCGAGGAGCTCCGGCTTCGACCCCTCGTTGACCGGGTCCTCGGCCACTACGAGTACTACTACTGCGCCAAGGCCGCCTCCGTCCGCCGCGACGTGCTCCCCATGTTCAACCCCACGTGGACGTCCTCCACGGAGAACCTCTTCCTTTGGGCCGGCGGCTGGCGGCCCACCATGGCTTTCCACCTCCTCTACTCCAAGTCCGGCCTCCAGTTCGAGCCCCGGCTTCTCGAGCTGATCGTCGGCAACCCCACGCGCGACCTGGCCGACCTAAGCCCCGACCAGCTGGAGCGCATCGATGGGCTCCACCGGCTGACGGTGCGGCTGGAGAAGGAGATATCTGAAGAGGAGGCGCAGGTGCAGGAGTCGGTGGCGGACGCACGGATGGTGGAGCTGACGCATGCGTTGGCGGAGTCAGAGGAGGTAGAAGCCGATTCCATGGAGCAGGAGATGAAGAGGAAACGGGACAGGATGAACGAGGTGTTGCAGAGGGCGGATCAGCTGAGGCTGGAGACGCTGAAGGGGCTGGTGGAGATACTGAAGCCGGTGCAGGCGGTGCATTTCTTGATCGCGGCTGCGGAGCTTCACCTCAAAGTGCACGAGTTTGGGAAGAGCAAagacgctgccgctgccgctgccgctgccgctactGGCCGACCAGAGTAA